A genomic region of Streptomyces rimosus contains the following coding sequences:
- a CDS encoding SDR family NAD(P)-dependent oxidoreductase — MAPRHFRGDDRVAVITGAGRGIGESLARELTQHGFRVVLGDIDKAAVQATAMAVGARAVPVAGDMRDPRTAAALVQAALQGFGRLDVWINNAGVIGDGPFEEQVPAHAARMVEVNLGAVLAGCRAVWPVMRAQGGGHIVNVASVCAVKPLAGLAVYSATKAAVAALSEALRREGRPVGIHTSVVAPYMVSTPAAAGLRQRLLRPLCPTEVARAVVGVLHRPRGCVVVPRSLGPVLSLGRLLPQRLRDLLDDVMGLDTIALNADRGQRTAYWEALTSHSLAAAPIPVSGEPAAVLDSRRGRDDAAGRSRDPSRDRAGHAPCHGTDQNSAGAMAENIDRLHPARPTAEMTQELLAVPALLGSDAAERVHQRLCESLVQPVQNLLDSGGQRWPSRLMTAVLEALGSRSRSFGPLMAAFELMYAGTSIIDDCQHDSPLRPGRSSGHVPHDTAFAVNAGTAAYFTMDRALGAALPSDSFRRMQVYEVYLAALRATHAGRALDLQGHHEEMNTALSTGHYEPLFRLLSLTHQLKPGALFGALCHTAALLAEAAPAQCSALARLGEAVGTACQITDDVADLEGVRRDGAGTQQAGENLLRAKVTFPLARTVALLPRQDATALWQSLVGGLDTDGSHRVAARIHDCGALARCRADAETLLDDAWAGVHGLLPDSLATARLRQVCTDTVYRRSVG, encoded by the coding sequence GTGGCGCCGAGGCATTTCCGCGGTGATGACCGCGTCGCGGTGATCACCGGGGCAGGTCGCGGCATCGGTGAGTCCCTCGCGCGTGAGCTCACTCAACACGGCTTCCGAGTGGTTCTGGGCGACATCGACAAGGCAGCCGTGCAGGCGACGGCCATGGCTGTGGGCGCTCGGGCCGTGCCGGTGGCCGGGGACATGCGAGATCCGCGGACGGCTGCAGCTCTCGTCCAGGCCGCATTGCAGGGTTTCGGCCGGCTGGACGTATGGATCAACAATGCCGGCGTCATCGGCGACGGCCCCTTCGAGGAGCAGGTACCGGCCCACGCGGCCCGCATGGTGGAGGTGAACCTGGGTGCCGTGCTGGCTGGGTGCCGTGCCGTGTGGCCGGTCATGCGCGCCCAGGGCGGAGGACACATCGTGAACGTGGCCAGCGTTTGCGCCGTGAAACCGCTGGCAGGTCTGGCCGTCTACAGTGCGACCAAGGCGGCTGTGGCGGCGCTGTCCGAGGCGTTGCGCCGGGAGGGACGCCCGGTGGGCATCCACACGTCCGTCGTGGCTCCGTACATGGTGAGCACACCGGCGGCGGCCGGGCTGCGGCAGCGGCTGCTGCGGCCCCTGTGTCCCACGGAGGTGGCACGGGCCGTCGTCGGCGTTCTGCACCGGCCACGCGGTTGCGTGGTCGTACCACGGTCTCTCGGGCCGGTCCTGTCCCTGGGTCGGCTGCTTCCGCAACGGCTGCGGGACCTCCTTGACGACGTCATGGGGCTGGACACGATCGCTTTGAACGCTGACCGGGGCCAACGCACCGCTTACTGGGAGGCGCTCACCTCTCACAGCCTTGCTGCCGCACCGATTCCGGTTTCCGGCGAACCGGCTGCTGTCCTCGACAGCCGGAGGGGCCGAGACGATGCAGCCGGTCGCTCCCGCGATCCATCACGCGACCGCGCCGGGCATGCGCCGTGCCACGGCACGGACCAGAACAGCGCAGGGGCCATGGCGGAGAATATCGACCGGCTCCACCCGGCCCGCCCTACTGCCGAGATGACGCAGGAACTGCTCGCAGTGCCTGCCCTGTTAGGTTCTGACGCCGCCGAACGTGTGCACCAGCGGCTCTGTGAATCCCTGGTGCAGCCGGTGCAGAACTTGCTGGACAGCGGAGGGCAACGGTGGCCGTCCCGACTGATGACCGCCGTCCTGGAAGCCTTGGGGAGTCGGAGTCGCTCCTTCGGCCCGCTGATGGCGGCGTTTGAACTGATGTACGCGGGGACTTCGATCATCGACGACTGCCAGCACGACTCACCGTTACGCCCGGGCCGGTCGTCCGGTCATGTGCCGCACGACACCGCCTTCGCGGTCAACGCCGGCACGGCCGCCTACTTCACCATGGACCGCGCACTGGGCGCGGCCCTGCCATCCGACTCGTTCCGGCGGATGCAGGTGTACGAGGTCTACCTCGCCGCGCTCCGGGCCACTCACGCCGGCCGGGCCCTTGACCTGCAGGGCCATCACGAGGAGATGAACACCGCGCTCTCCACGGGCCATTACGAGCCCTTGTTCCGGCTGCTGAGCCTTACTCATCAGCTCAAGCCCGGAGCCCTGTTCGGGGCTCTGTGTCACACGGCGGCTCTGCTCGCCGAAGCCGCCCCCGCCCAGTGCTCGGCGCTGGCCAGGCTGGGCGAGGCGGTCGGCACCGCTTGCCAGATCACCGACGACGTTGCTGATCTCGAAGGCGTGCGCCGCGACGGTGCGGGCACGCAACAGGCCGGTGAGAATCTCCTCCGTGCCAAGGTCACCTTCCCCCTGGCACGCACCGTGGCGCTGCTGCCCCGCCAGGACGCCACCGCGCTGTGGCAGAGCCTGGTCGGTGGGCTCGACACGGACGGCAGCCACCGTGTCGCCGCCCGTATCCACGACTGCGGAGCACTGGCGCGGTGCCGAGCGGACGCCGAAACCCTGCTGGACGACGCCTGGGCCGGTGTCCACGGTCTGCTGCCCGACTCCCTCGCCACCGCGCGTCTTCGGCAAGTGTGCACTGATACCGTCTACCGGCGGAGTGTCGGCTGA
- a CDS encoding nitroreductase family deazaflavin-dependent oxidoreductase yields MPSFGASRAPTPPGRQTVHPLVARIGVSRLCLFLAPRLLPVLDLAAHRLTRGRWLPSRLVLPAGLLTTTGHRTGRCHTVPLCAYAFAHGSWLVAATNFGRDHHPAWSTNLLHHPHAVLTWRGRQHQVTALHLSPHQVSAFRPQILTILPFYDDYATRAGHRAIRVFHLRPVVDSR; encoded by the coding sequence ATGCCCTCCTTCGGCGCCTCCCGCGCCCCGACACCGCCCGGCCGACAGACCGTTCACCCGCTGGTGGCCCGCATCGGCGTCTCCCGCCTCTGCCTGTTCCTGGCCCCCCGACTGCTCCCCGTCCTCGACCTGGCTGCACACCGCCTCACCCGCGGCCGGTGGCTGCCCAGTCGGCTCGTGCTGCCCGCCGGGTTGCTGACGACCACCGGCCACCGCACCGGACGGTGCCACACCGTCCCCCTGTGCGCCTACGCCTTCGCCCACGGCAGCTGGTTGGTGGCCGCCACCAACTTCGGCCGCGACCACCACCCCGCCTGGTCCACCAACCTTTTGCACCACCCGCACGCCGTCCTCACCTGGCGCGGCCGACAGCACCAGGTCACCGCCCTCCACCTCTCCCCTCACCAAGTCAGCGCCTTCCGCCCGCAGATCCTGACGATTCTCCCCTTCTACGATGACTACGCCACGCGCGCCGGCCACCGTGCCATCCGCGTCTTCCACCTGCGCCCCGTAGTGGACAGCCGATGA
- a CDS encoding IS630 family transposase gives MALPVKVRRLTEQEGQKLQHIVRRGSTNSVRFRRAMMLLASAGGSTVPVIAHLVQADEDTVRDVIHRFNEIGLACLDPQWTGGRPRLLSGDDEDFVVQTAATRPTVLGKPFTRWSIRKLADHLRRDVARPVRIGREALRCLLARRGISFQRTKTWKEAPDPTFDAKLEHIEYALNERADRTFASDEFGPLGIRPTAGCCWAGRGRPERLPATFRRTHGITYFHGCYSVGDDKLWGVNRKRKGIDHTWAALRSIRAARPDGAPVYVILDNLSAHLNWRIRRWAVRKNVELCFTPAYASWANPIEAHFGPLRQFTLANSDHPNHTVQTRALHAYLRWRNQHTRHPDILAAQRRERARIRSEKGVRWGGRPLPAAA, from the coding sequence ATGGCGTTACCGGTCAAGGTCCGCAGGCTGACTGAGCAGGAAGGACAGAAGCTCCAACACATCGTTCGGCGGGGCAGCACGAACTCTGTGCGATTTCGCCGGGCGATGATGCTCCTGGCCTCAGCCGGCGGCAGCACGGTCCCAGTGATCGCGCACCTGGTCCAGGCGGACGAGGACACCGTCCGTGACGTGATCCACCGCTTCAACGAGATCGGGCTCGCATGCCTGGACCCTCAGTGGACGGGAGGCCGTCCCCGCCTGCTGAGCGGTGACGACGAGGACTTCGTCGTCCAGACGGCCGCCACCCGCCCCACTGTGCTGGGCAAGCCCTTCACCCGCTGGTCGATCCGCAAACTCGCCGATCACCTGCGCCGCGACGTCGCCAGGCCCGTCCGGATCGGCCGGGAGGCACTGCGCTGCCTGCTGGCCCGCCGGGGGATCTCCTTCCAGCGCACCAAGACCTGGAAGGAGGCCCCGGACCCGACGTTCGACGCCAAGCTGGAACACATCGAGTACGCGCTCAATGAGCGCGCGGACCGCACGTTCGCGTCCGACGAGTTCGGACCGCTGGGCATCCGCCCCACTGCCGGCTGCTGCTGGGCCGGACGCGGCAGGCCCGAGCGGCTGCCGGCCACGTTCCGCCGCACCCACGGCATCACCTACTTCCACGGCTGCTACTCGGTCGGCGACGACAAACTGTGGGGCGTCAACCGCAAGCGCAAAGGCATCGACCACACCTGGGCCGCCCTGCGGTCGATCCGCGCGGCCCGCCCCGACGGCGCCCCGGTCTACGTGATCCTCGACAACCTCTCCGCCCACCTGAACTGGCGCATCCGCAGGTGGGCAGTCCGCAAGAACGTCGAGCTGTGCTTCACCCCGGCCTATGCGTCGTGGGCCAACCCCATCGAGGCCCACTTCGGGCCCCTGCGGCAGTTCACCCTCGCCAACTCCGACCATCCAAACCACACTGTCCAGACCAGAGCCCTGCACGCCTACCTGCGCTGGCGCAACCAGCACACCCGTCACCCCGACATCCTCGCCGCCCAACGACGCGAACGCGCCCGCATCCGCAGCGAAAAAGGCGTCCGCTGGGGCGGCAGACCATTGCCCGCCGCGGCCTGA
- a CDS encoding wax ester/triacylglycerol synthase domain-containing protein: MGLDKGVPASGIRDSDRFGSTSANDPLQRVPSAGRKRADRISQVFHQLGTPDQLIVGWTGRLSGQPPTLAALRSHVHERLSTLPALTHRLTPGSRAPHWEPASPPDLRKHVHALRVANPAAWQDAPSQAQALPLPPEHHPRWDLWLITRYDVNHEYVLLLRIHHALADGAGILHVAHVLLALPPWQGTTRPQPPQALGLLRDTREACRLTRDVAASLRPGRPAPPFHQLPTGRRSYASASVSTQHMRELAGALDTSISKAFLTALAATVRGVALSDGTAPTPLAVFWPLSTRQATEQEAAGNFISMARIWLPCDDGSPASSAERIAAQLVPEAIEQRVAASRRLLRHAPPGTARWMIRRCMRGRLTPLTATYLSVSGGHTAAQEGKTTGFSIWGAPVPTQLCHVTLTRFGDQCELSVVYDEALSCGAAFPRLWQAALENLREHA, translated from the coding sequence ATGGGGCTCGACAAGGGTGTTCCGGCGAGTGGCATTCGTGACAGTGATCGCTTCGGGAGCACGTCGGCAAACGATCCGCTGCAGCGTGTGCCGTCTGCCGGGCGGAAGAGGGCAGACCGGATCAGCCAAGTGTTTCACCAGCTGGGTACACCCGACCAGTTGATAGTGGGATGGACCGGCCGGCTCTCCGGCCAGCCGCCCACGCTGGCGGCGCTGCGCTCTCACGTACACGAACGACTGTCCACGTTGCCCGCACTGACGCACCGGCTCACTCCCGGCTCCCGAGCCCCGCATTGGGAACCGGCTTCTCCCCCGGACCTCCGCAAGCACGTTCACGCCCTGCGTGTGGCCAACCCGGCTGCTTGGCAAGACGCCCCGTCTCAGGCGCAGGCATTGCCGCTGCCGCCCGAACACCACCCGCGCTGGGACCTGTGGCTGATAACCCGTTACGACGTCAATCATGAATACGTGCTGCTGTTGCGTATCCACCACGCCTTGGCGGACGGTGCAGGCATTTTGCACGTGGCGCACGTCCTGCTCGCACTGCCCCCATGGCAAGGGACCACGCGACCACAGCCGCCCCAGGCACTGGGTCTCCTCCGTGACACTCGGGAAGCGTGCCGACTCACCCGTGACGTCGCCGCGAGTCTGCGCCCCGGACGCCCCGCTCCGCCCTTTCACCAGCTCCCCACAGGGCGGCGCTCGTACGCCTCAGCCTCCGTTTCGACGCAGCACATGAGGGAGCTGGCCGGAGCACTCGACACGAGCATCAGCAAAGCCTTCCTGACTGCGCTCGCGGCAACGGTGCGTGGTGTCGCACTGTCGGACGGGACTGCGCCCACGCCGCTCGCGGTCTTCTGGCCTCTCAGCACCCGGCAGGCCACGGAGCAAGAAGCCGCTGGCAACTTCATCAGCATGGCGCGTATTTGGCTTCCCTGCGATGACGGCAGTCCGGCGAGCAGCGCTGAGCGTATCGCCGCTCAGCTGGTTCCCGAGGCGATCGAACAGCGTGTGGCGGCCTCTCGCCGTCTCCTGCGCCATGCGCCCCCTGGGACCGCACGATGGATGATCCGCCGCTGCATGAGGGGCCGCCTCACTCCGCTGACTGCCACCTACCTTTCCGTCTCCGGCGGCCACACCGCGGCACAGGAAGGCAAGACAACCGGCTTCTCCATCTGGGGGGCGCCCGTTCCAACTCAGCTATGCCACGTGACCCTTACCAGGTTCGGAGACCAGTGCGAGCTCTCGGTCGTCTACGACGAGGCGCTGTCCTGCGGAGCGGCGTTTCCCCGTCTGTGGCAGGCCGCGCTGGAGAACCTGCGCGAGCATGCCTGA
- a CDS encoding polyprenyl synthetase family protein, whose protein sequence is MSHNNPQWVPAPSSAPDDAPFRRSLRRPAAALEQWSIHAQLHDEMGDEYALTLMVLRHGTAGDSAASDGYGVLYVLTELGTGRRLMRSWVQPQLWRRVRSAVENDRALDARVRDAFLATSTGEVPMHPHRLLRHPVTTAEDRLHLAVDSLMELQDLDTSYRLAIRDDIEVALALEPIKPAVRCPTLYCGASEGRGEAAEQNSMYLPRLNTTGTLRLPGAASVRVSGLASFEHKWGSSWHRSTRSTRALDFTALRVALHLDDGYDVLGMPSACCGPATDGQLGADSRAVIVAPDGTVSTHPCTWRTETSTISLVSLRDYPTCGELSIAEADLTLTIRTVTDRQEIMVPSPGWVAWTGPARAQGTLGEHAVTGVGHLEALPSNTLTDFAHHMRRISVLVRTEAALVYPGTEDDAPGALARLTGIGEDGGPALDAGSQQRLRTVLEAPVRHLLDNAGHTWRSYALVAAMCMLNCDPEPHRTLCAVPEILHTASLIIDDIEDAAPLRRGRPAAHRRFGLPLTLNAANAAYFTFDPLLQRLPDLPDHTRLRLYQLCLSALRAGHAGQALDIAGHHDALADAVGTGDCEPLLQRVRTVHRLKSGMPLRRLVEAAAVLTGADERLVRAVGEYFEAVGTSYQISDDIADLRGVAPADRSATAPAKVPAEDLINGKITLPVAHALARLSPSDRDTLASALRTGTSPAIAQELAGRIVASGAVTACLGESRNLVERSWQPLDDLLPPTLHKALCRALGWYASQHESERAAAT, encoded by the coding sequence GTGAGTCACAACAATCCGCAGTGGGTGCCCGCACCGTCGTCCGCTCCTGACGACGCTCCGTTTCGCCGCAGCCTGCGTCGCCCCGCGGCGGCCCTGGAACAGTGGAGCATTCATGCACAACTGCACGACGAGATGGGCGACGAGTACGCGCTGACGCTGATGGTTCTCCGCCATGGGACGGCCGGGGATTCCGCTGCCTCCGACGGCTACGGCGTGTTGTACGTCCTGACCGAGCTCGGCACCGGCCGGCGCCTGATGCGTTCCTGGGTGCAGCCTCAGCTGTGGCGCCGGGTGCGCTCTGCCGTCGAGAACGACCGGGCGCTCGACGCCCGCGTGCGTGATGCGTTCCTCGCCACCTCCACCGGGGAGGTGCCCATGCACCCGCACCGACTGCTGCGGCACCCGGTGACTACCGCGGAGGACCGGCTGCACCTGGCCGTGGACAGCTTGATGGAACTGCAGGACCTGGATACGTCATACCGGCTGGCCATTCGGGACGACATCGAAGTCGCCCTTGCCCTCGAACCGATCAAGCCTGCCGTCCGCTGCCCCACGCTGTACTGCGGGGCGTCCGAGGGCCGGGGTGAAGCCGCGGAGCAGAACAGCATGTACCTCCCCCGGCTGAACACCACCGGCACGCTGCGTCTTCCGGGTGCTGCGTCGGTGCGCGTCAGCGGCCTGGCTTCGTTCGAACACAAGTGGGGCAGCTCCTGGCACCGCAGCACGCGAAGCACCCGTGCCCTCGACTTCACCGCTCTGCGCGTCGCGCTGCACCTCGACGACGGCTATGACGTTCTCGGGATGCCGTCGGCCTGCTGCGGACCGGCCACCGACGGCCAGCTCGGTGCCGACTCCAGGGCCGTTATCGTCGCCCCCGACGGAACAGTTTCCACCCACCCCTGCACCTGGCGCACGGAAACCTCCACGATCTCCCTGGTCTCCCTGCGCGACTACCCCACCTGCGGTGAACTGAGCATCGCGGAGGCAGACCTCACCCTCACCATCCGCACCGTCACCGACCGACAGGAAATCATGGTGCCCTCGCCCGGCTGGGTGGCCTGGACAGGCCCCGCCCGCGCCCAGGGCACCCTGGGCGAACACGCGGTCACCGGCGTCGGACACCTCGAAGCACTGCCCAGCAACACCCTCACCGACTTCGCGCACCACATGCGCCGCATCTCCGTCCTGGTGCGCACCGAGGCCGCCCTCGTCTACCCCGGCACGGAAGACGATGCTCCGGGCGCGCTCGCCCGGCTGACCGGGATCGGCGAAGACGGAGGCCCCGCTCTGGACGCCGGCAGCCAGCAAAGGCTGCGGACGGTACTGGAAGCCCCGGTCCGGCACCTGCTCGACAACGCCGGGCACACCTGGCGCTCCTACGCGCTCGTGGCCGCCATGTGCATGCTCAACTGTGACCCGGAACCCCACCGCACGCTGTGCGCCGTCCCCGAGATCCTGCACACGGCCTCTTTGATCATCGACGACATCGAGGACGCCGCACCACTGCGCCGCGGCCGGCCCGCCGCCCACCGGCGCTTCGGCCTGCCACTGACCCTCAACGCCGCGAACGCCGCCTACTTCACCTTCGACCCCCTCCTGCAACGGCTCCCGGACCTGCCGGACCACACCAGACTGCGCCTGTACCAACTGTGCCTGTCGGCCCTGCGCGCGGGCCACGCCGGGCAGGCCCTGGACATCGCCGGCCACCACGACGCGCTCGCTGACGCCGTCGGCACCGGCGACTGCGAGCCGCTGCTCCAGCGCGTCCGCACTGTCCACCGCTTGAAGTCCGGGATGCCGCTTCGGCGCCTGGTGGAAGCGGCGGCCGTGCTCACCGGGGCCGACGAGCGCCTGGTCCGCGCCGTGGGCGAGTACTTCGAAGCAGTCGGTACGAGTTACCAGATCAGTGACGACATCGCCGATCTGCGCGGGGTGGCCCCCGCCGACCGCAGTGCGACGGCACCGGCCAAGGTCCCGGCCGAAGACCTCATCAACGGCAAGATCACTCTGCCCGTCGCACACGCCCTGGCCCGGCTGTCCCCGTCCGACCGCGACACACTGGCCAGCGCCCTGCGCACGGGGACATCACCCGCCATCGCGCAGGAACTCGCCGGGCGGATCGTTGCCTCCGGCGCCGTGACGGCGTGCCTCGGCGAAAGCAGGAACCTGGTCGAAAGGTCCTGGCAACCACTCGACGATCTGCTGCCGCCCACCCTCCACAAGGCCCTGTGCCGAGCACTTGGCTGGTACGCCTCGCAGCACGAATCCGAGCGTGCGGCTGCCACTTGA
- a CDS encoding ATP-binding cassette domain-containing protein: MEVRNVRHAYGHRDVLCGVSLDLGPGILVGIVGENGAGKTTLLKILSGELIADAGTVRHRGRFGYCPQATVLNDALTVRQHLEYFKVAYGLRDLRHAEGLMEELHYGEYVDERAGVLSGGTRQKLNLTLALMHEPQFLLLDEPYQGFDWETYQRFWDLATRLRADGRSVLVVSHLAYDTVRLDRMWRLDSGLLQEETMEPPA; this comes from the coding sequence ATGGAGGTCAGGAATGTGCGGCACGCCTATGGGCACCGTGACGTGCTGTGCGGGGTCAGCCTGGACTTGGGCCCGGGCATACTGGTTGGAATCGTCGGTGAGAACGGGGCGGGCAAGACGACCCTGTTGAAGATTCTCTCCGGCGAGCTCATAGCCGATGCCGGTACGGTGCGTCACCGGGGCAGGTTCGGCTACTGCCCGCAGGCCACCGTCCTCAATGACGCCCTCACCGTTCGCCAGCATCTGGAGTACTTCAAGGTGGCCTACGGCTTGCGCGACCTGCGGCATGCCGAAGGGCTCATGGAGGAGCTTCACTACGGTGAGTACGTCGACGAGCGGGCTGGTGTTCTCAGCGGTGGAACCCGGCAGAAGCTGAACCTCACGCTGGCGCTGATGCACGAGCCGCAGTTCCTCCTGCTGGACGAGCCCTACCAGGGGTTCGACTGGGAGACGTACCAGCGGTTCTGGGACCTGGCCACCCGTCTGCGTGCAGACGGCCGTTCCGTCCTCGTGGTCTCGCACCTCGCCTACGACACCGTGCGTCTCGACAGGATGTGGCGTCTGGACAGCGGCCTCCTTCAGGAAGAGACCATGGAGCCTCCTGCATGA